Proteins encoded in a region of the Stieleria neptunia genome:
- a CDS encoding NRAMP family divalent metal transporter encodes MKRILQSVGPAIIVAAVVLGPGSILTSSKVGASLGLLGLPVVCAASVLMIAMVALSARLGAVYENSPCDELASRLGRPVAVAIGVTLFTLVAFFQSSNNIALIGGVEPMFGEDPLPLAARAMVLLAVNGLVIASLYLLKNLYRSVEGLMKILIGLMTLAFLFNFVVIFVSPPDFERVVPEAAPDVFALLGMIGTTFSVGGAFYQAYLVKEKGWGIGEVRQGLIDSIVSMTVLGLITSMILVTSWRVFYGNPNEVALSSVGDVARQLEPLFGASAKLIFCTGILAGALSSFLVNALIGGTVMSDSLGKGSMLDDKWPLHLTTAALLVGMCVAIASLAREGSTVHLITIAQACTVLGIPALAAALIYLGTRKELTGPRKVPRWILALAVIGFLVSCVLACLTANKVYQKINPPVAVVMHDDVPANGGVYPTFKTLPC; translated from the coding sequence ATGAAACGAATTTTACAGTCCGTCGGGCCGGCCATCATTGTGGCCGCGGTGGTGCTCGGTCCGGGATCGATTTTGACCAGTTCCAAGGTCGGGGCGTCGTTGGGCTTGCTCGGTCTGCCGGTCGTGTGTGCGGCGTCGGTGTTGATGATCGCGATGGTTGCATTGTCGGCCCGGCTGGGGGCGGTTTACGAAAACAGCCCCTGTGATGAACTGGCCAGTCGGTTGGGACGCCCCGTCGCGGTCGCGATCGGAGTGACGTTGTTCACGTTGGTCGCGTTTTTTCAATCCAGCAACAACATCGCGTTGATCGGTGGCGTGGAGCCGATGTTCGGCGAAGATCCGTTGCCACTGGCTGCGCGGGCGATGGTTTTACTGGCCGTCAACGGTTTGGTGATCGCCAGTCTGTATCTGTTGAAAAACCTGTATCGCAGCGTCGAAGGGTTGATGAAGATCCTGATCGGTTTGATGACGCTGGCGTTCTTGTTTAACTTCGTCGTGATCTTTGTCAGCCCGCCGGATTTTGAGCGTGTCGTTCCCGAAGCCGCGCCGGATGTGTTTGCGCTGTTGGGCATGATCGGGACGACGTTTTCCGTCGGCGGCGCCTTTTATCAGGCCTATCTGGTCAAAGAGAAAGGCTGGGGGATTGGTGAAGTCCGGCAGGGGCTGATCGATTCGATCGTCAGCATGACGGTGTTGGGCCTGATCACGTCGATGATTTTGGTGACGTCTTGGCGCGTCTTTTACGGCAACCCCAACGAGGTGGCATTGTCCTCGGTCGGTGACGTGGCCAGACAATTGGAGCCGCTGTTTGGCGCATCGGCCAAACTGATATTCTGCACCGGGATCCTCGCCGGTGCGCTCAGTTCATTCCTGGTCAACGCGTTGATCGGCGGGACGGTGATGTCCGATTCGCTGGGCAAGGGTTCCATGCTGGACGACAAATGGCCGCTGCATTTGACCACCGCTGCCTTGTTGGTCGGAATGTGCGTGGCGATCGCGTCGCTGGCCCGCGAAGGCAGCACGGTCCACCTGATCACGATTGCCCAGGCGTGCACGGTGTTGGGGATCCCCGCGTTGGCCGCCGCGTTGATCTATCTGGGCACGCGGAAGGAACTGACCGGACCGCGCAAGGTGCCGCGTTGGATCCTCGCCCTGGCGGTGATCGGTTTCCTGGTCTCCTGCGTCCTGGCCTGCCTCACGGCCAACAAGGTCTATCAAAAAATCAATCCGCCGGTGGCAGTCGTCATGCATGACGACGTGCCTGCAAACGGGGGAGTCTATCCCACGTTCAAAACCTTACCGTGTTAG
- a CDS encoding FAD-dependent oxidoreductase: protein MNRTFALSTSLLVLLWCVGVPASAAPAADDTIYDVVIYGGSSAGVAAAVQVKRMGGSVVVIEPGTRIGGLTTGGLGQTDIGNKAAIGGIAREFYQRVRQYYQQPEHWKWQRPGEYRGGGQSRTAANEDTMWTFEPSAALSIMQAFVREFDVPVIYNQRLDRTPVSDSGNEVRGVTLDGKRIVAIRTESGQTYRGRMFIDATYEGDLLAGAGVPYTVGRESNADYDETLNGVQTRQAKHHQIVPGVDAYVIPGDATSGLLPGIDPDGPGEEGGGDHRVQAFCFRMCLTDHPENRIPFAKPERYDPLDYELMLRNFESGERGMPWINSGMPNRKTDTNNRTGFSTDFIGQNYDYPEASYAEREAIIQRHRDYQQGLMWTLANHPRVPEHIRNNVARWGMCRDEFEREDGWQQQLYIREARRMIGATVMTQHHCQGRTVAEDAVGLAAYTMDSHNVQRYVDAEGHARNEGDVQVGGFSPYAIAYGSLTPKAEHCENLFVPVCLSATHIAFGSIRMEPVFMVLGQSSATAAMQAIDADVPVQAIDYDGLKERLLADGQVLTWTGPVRKAAASIDPKSLQGTVIDDEAAERTGFHATSQVVGPFVGVGYRHDGDTDKGHQSIRFPVTIEKAGRYELRLAYSPNANRATNVPVIVRTGGESVNSKVNQRRKPDHGAFATVGKFEFPVGRAEVEINNHETDGHVIVDAIQLLPLE, encoded by the coding sequence ATGAACCGCACGTTCGCCCTATCGACATCCCTCTTGGTCCTGCTCTGGTGCGTCGGAGTTCCGGCCTCCGCTGCCCCTGCCGCCGACGACACGATTTATGATGTCGTGATTTACGGCGGCAGTTCTGCTGGGGTCGCCGCGGCGGTCCAGGTCAAACGCATGGGCGGCTCGGTGGTCGTCATCGAACCGGGAACAAGGATCGGCGGATTGACGACCGGCGGACTCGGGCAAACCGACATCGGCAACAAAGCCGCCATCGGCGGCATCGCACGCGAGTTCTATCAACGGGTGCGTCAGTACTACCAGCAGCCCGAACACTGGAAGTGGCAGCGACCGGGTGAATACCGTGGCGGGGGTCAGTCGCGCACGGCGGCCAATGAAGACACGATGTGGACGTTCGAGCCCTCGGCGGCCCTGTCGATCATGCAAGCCTTTGTCCGTGAGTTTGACGTTCCAGTGATCTACAACCAGCGGCTTGACCGCACACCGGTGTCCGATTCTGGCAACGAGGTGCGCGGCGTGACGCTGGACGGCAAACGAATCGTCGCGATCCGAACCGAAAGCGGCCAGACGTACCGCGGTCGCATGTTCATCGATGCGACCTACGAAGGCGACTTGTTGGCCGGCGCCGGCGTCCCGTACACCGTCGGACGTGAAAGCAACGCGGACTACGACGAGACCTTAAACGGCGTCCAGACCCGTCAGGCCAAGCACCATCAAATCGTCCCGGGGGTCGATGCGTATGTGATCCCAGGCGACGCGACCAGTGGCCTGCTGCCCGGCATCGACCCCGACGGGCCCGGAGAAGAAGGAGGGGGTGATCACAGAGTCCAGGCGTTCTGCTTCCGCATGTGTTTGACCGATCACCCCGAAAACCGCATCCCGTTCGCAAAACCCGAGCGTTACGATCCGCTGGACTATGAATTGATGCTCCGCAATTTCGAATCCGGTGAGCGGGGGATGCCGTGGATCAATTCCGGCATGCCCAATCGCAAAACCGACACCAACAATCGAACGGGATTCTCGACGGATTTTATCGGCCAGAACTACGACTACCCGGAAGCCAGCTATGCCGAGCGTGAAGCGATCATCCAACGTCACCGTGACTACCAGCAGGGATTGATGTGGACACTGGCGAATCATCCGCGAGTCCCCGAACACATCCGAAACAATGTCGCTCGCTGGGGGATGTGCCGCGACGAATTCGAGCGAGAAGACGGCTGGCAACAGCAGCTTTACATCCGTGAAGCGAGGCGGATGATCGGGGCAACCGTGATGACGCAACATCATTGCCAAGGTCGCACGGTCGCCGAAGATGCGGTCGGGCTGGCCGCCTACACCATGGATTCCCACAACGTCCAGCGTTATGTCGACGCCGAGGGGCACGCCCGCAACGAAGGAGATGTCCAAGTCGGTGGTTTTTCGCCCTACGCCATCGCCTATGGCTCGTTGACCCCCAAGGCCGAGCATTGCGAAAACCTATTCGTCCCCGTCTGTTTGAGCGCCACACACATCGCGTTCGGTTCGATCCGGATGGAACCGGTGTTTATGGTCCTCGGCCAATCGTCGGCGACGGCCGCGATGCAAGCGATCGACGCCGATGTCCCCGTTCAAGCGATCGACTACGACGGGCTCAAAGAACGTCTGTTGGCCGACGGACAGGTCTTGACCTGGACCGGCCCGGTACGAAAAGCGGCGGCGTCGATCGACCCCAAGTCGCTGCAGGGGACCGTCATTGATGACGAAGCCGCCGAACGAACGGGCTTTCACGCGACAAGTCAGGTGGTCGGTCCCTTCGTCGGCGTCGGCTATCGTCACGACGGCGATACGGACAAGGGACATCAAAGCATTCGGTTTCCGGTCACGATCGAAAAGGCAGGCCGATACGAGTTGCGTCTCGCGTACTCGCCCAATGCCAATCGCGCCACCAACGTTCCCGTCATCGTCCGCACCGGCGGAGAATCGGTGAATTCGAAAGTCAATCAAAGACGCAAACCAGATCACGGTGCGTTTGCCACGGTCGGCAAGTTTGAATTTCCGGTCGGCCGAGCCGAGGTCGAAATCAACAATCACGAGACCGACGGCCACGTGATTGTCGACGCGATTCAGTTGCTGCCACTGGAATGA
- a CDS encoding glycosyl hydrolase family 28-related protein, whose product MKRSFVFATLTALLFATSLPAATFNILDFGATADDESDDTAAIAKALAACGQEGGGIVYVPAGSFTVTRQGSESPILILPSDTILCGEGPASTLRFPKRASESNFWRMLGHGPEGVRNLTIRDLRLDGGNTHPAYAKGVPEQNHGIFLYAKQAIVENVTIERLLIENFSGDCIALSYGCRNITIRDVAMRNFLRQGVQMGGGNGARDYLVTGCHDLQHSITPGGSTIHVEHARGLKNVQIIANRCRRSILAGGVDGLLICDNVVTGRIEGNGNTNSIVARNIVRGKPESTRALMQFGYANGLLVRDNILRMTPDSAQAGLYIWGKSRYNAHPSRDVSVSGNLISAGNTGVRLNGVDGATIGPNRISVPDGKKTVVISRGENVIVEDSNVPPDPVESKP is encoded by the coding sequence ATGAAACGCTCGTTCGTGTTTGCCACGCTCACTGCGTTGTTGTTTGCGACTTCGCTACCCGCTGCGACGTTTAATATCCTCGACTTCGGGGCGACTGCCGACGATGAATCGGATGACACCGCCGCGATCGCGAAAGCCTTGGCCGCATGCGGGCAGGAAGGCGGCGGAATCGTCTACGTGCCCGCCGGGTCGTTCACCGTCACGCGGCAGGGATCTGAGTCGCCGATATTGATCCTGCCCTCGGACACAATTCTTTGTGGGGAGGGTCCCGCGTCGACGTTACGGTTTCCCAAGCGGGCCAGCGAGTCGAATTTTTGGCGGATGCTCGGCCATGGTCCTGAAGGGGTGCGCAACCTCACGATTCGAGATCTCCGCCTGGACGGCGGCAACACGCACCCGGCCTACGCCAAAGGAGTCCCCGAGCAGAATCATGGCATCTTTCTGTACGCGAAACAGGCGATCGTGGAAAACGTCACCATCGAACGGTTGCTGATTGAGAATTTTTCCGGCGACTGCATCGCGCTCAGCTACGGTTGCCGGAACATCACCATCCGCGACGTGGCGATGCGGAACTTTCTGCGACAAGGTGTTCAGATGGGTGGCGGCAACGGGGCACGCGATTATCTGGTGACGGGCTGTCACGATTTGCAGCATTCCATCACGCCGGGAGGTTCAACGATTCATGTCGAGCATGCCCGCGGTTTAAAGAACGTGCAGATCATTGCCAACCGCTGCCGCCGTTCGATCCTGGCCGGCGGCGTCGACGGATTGTTGATCTGTGATAATGTTGTCACCGGCCGCATCGAAGGGAACGGCAACACGAACTCGATCGTTGCCCGCAACATCGTGCGCGGCAAACCTGAATCAACACGTGCTTTGATGCAGTTCGGCTACGCCAACGGACTGTTGGTGCGCGATAACATCCTGCGCATGACGCCCGATTCGGCACAGGCCGGACTCTACATCTGGGGCAAGTCGCGGTACAACGCTCACCCCAGCCGCGACGTTTCGGTTTCGGGCAATCTGATCTCCGCCGGTAACACCGGAGTCAGGCTCAACGGTGTCGATGGTGCCACGATCGGTCCCAACCGGATTAGCGTTCCCGATGGCAAAAAAACCGTGGTGATCAGCCGCGGTGAAAACGTGATCGTGGAGGATTCGAACGTCCCACCGGATCCCGTTGAATCAAAACCTTAA